The Gymnogyps californianus isolate 813 chromosome 6, ASM1813914v2, whole genome shotgun sequence genomic interval gctccaggTAACCGTCCCCAGCCAAACGCCTGGGTGAAAGGCCGGcaccctcccagctcctcctaAGCTGGGGTTTGCTGTGCTCCCCAGAATTAATCTCTTCTACCTACCGCCTCTGTAACGGGCAGCCACCGGGCTCCCTAACCGGAGCCGCAGCCACTGGCCCCCAAAGGATCCTTGCAGTTGGGCGAGCAACGAGGAGAGCACCCTCTGTGCCGCAGAGGGGACCCGAGCGGCGCGGGCAGCCCCCgatcctcccctccccggcagGCCAGGACCATCGTTACCTTCGGCAGGGTTCATGGCTGCATCGTGGAGCAACGTTGCTACACACCCGGCTGCACCTGCAAAACAAGAACTGCCACATGTGAGGTGGGGGAGGCGAGGGACCCGGGGGCTCCACCACAGCCCCGAGTCCCCCACCAAGGCACAGGAGGAAGCCCCTGGAAGAGGGTGAGATCTGAAGGCGGCCTCCATCTCCCCTCCAAGAGGCAGGCCAGTCCTCAGCGGTTCCCACCCGGAGAGAGctcaagaaagagaagaagagggCTGCGACAGGCTCTCAAGTCCCATGGGCTGACCAGGACTCACTCGGGCCCAGCCCTTGGGGGTCAGCGAGCATCCCCGCGCCCCACGGAGAAGAAGAAACCCGACGGCAATCCGCCGCACGCCTGCCAAGGGTGGGACgtgccctgctctcccctcagcCCCACGCTTTCCCCACCGCGGCAGCTCCTCGAGTCGAGTAACGGGCACCATGGCAAGACGGGCTCCGAAACCACGTGGTGCTCCTGGGGCGAGCTCTGGCACCACCGACCCACGGGGCTGCGGCCGGTCCCAGATTGTCTGCGGGCAGCTCCCGTCCACCGGCATCCTTTCCGAGCCGGGGCCACTAACCTGCTTCAAGCCAGATACCTGGGAGCGGCTCCGGCAGGCGCAGAACCGGCGCTTCCCCCTGCCCGGCACCACGCCGGCGCGGCACCGTGCAGCTGGCTCGCGGCTGGAGAGAGCACAGGGCTTTAGGACATCCGTGGCACCCCGATCCCGCAGCGGCTAACGCCCTGCGGCCGAGCGGGACGGGACCAGACCTCCCTACCGCCAAAGCTCggcctctccccaccccactccccACCCTGGCGTGGCGGGGGGGGCGGCCCCCGGtagcccccggcccccgtggcccccggggggggggcgtCGGGAGCAGTACCGTTGGCCACATGGCTATTGCCCCCCGCGTGGATAACGTCGCTCAGCGTCTTTTTTAACTTTTCGTAGCAGGCGAAGTAGAGGGCGTGGGCCGGGCCGGCGCCGGTGGCGGTGATGTTCATGCCCCGCATGGGCCGCCAGACGCCCTCGGTGCGGGCGATGCGCCACAGGGCCTCCAGCACGTTCCGGTAACGGGCGGCGGGCTCCGGCCGCAGGCTCTGCATCCGTGTCTGGAACACAAGGCCCGGGCGGGCGGCCCGTCACCCCCGCAGGCCCGGCGGGGCCTGGCCGGGGCAacccccgcctccctccccgGTAGGCCCCGGTTtgtgcccccctccccgccgcgcccctGCCCCACCGCCGGTGCCGGCACCTTGACGCAGTCGACGGGGTACATCACGCAGTGCTCCATGACGCCCGCCACGGCGCCCGCCAGCATGTGCGTGGAGACGGCGGCGCCCTGCGGCAGCGCCTCGTAGtcgggggcgggcggggagcgcggcTCGGGGCCCCGCGCCGCCTCGGGCCCCCCGGGCCGGCACCGGGACCGGGACCCGGCCCCGCCTCCGCCTCCGGgcctccccgccgcgcccggcccgcgccgccgccgccgccgcccatcagcagcagcaggacgcGGCCCGActccgcgccgccccgcgcgcCGGGGCCCGCGCTcgcccccgcgcccgcccccaGCTCCatggcgccgccgccgccgccaccgccgccgccgccgccccggccccgcgccgcgccgccccgccccccggctcccgcctcgccccgcccctCCACGCCCATTGGCCACCGCCGCCCGtcgcccgcccccgccgcgcgcCCACTGGCTCGGCCCGCCGCCCACCGCCTCCGCGCACCGCGCTCATTGGCCACCGCCGCCGCGACTCGGACGCCGCCACTGGCCGACCGCTCCCTCCAGAGCGCTGGGGCGCGCTGCCCGTTGGCCGCCGGGActccccgccccgccgagccgcGCAGCCCATTGGGTGTCTCAACTTcgcgccccgccccgctgcGCAGCCCATTGGGCGGCGAGCCCGCGACCTTTGGCCCGCCCGCTGTTCCTCTCTGCGGGCCAGAGAGCCGCCATTGGCCGCCTCGCCCGCCACTCCGGCTCTCGCGCGTGTTGTTTATTTGGGCGCCTCGGATTGGCTGGGCGCTGGCGGTGGGAAGGCTGCGATAGGGCGCGCGGGAGGAAGTCTCTGGGTGACGTCGCCCGGCGAAGGTCGGACGCGGGAGCAAGGGCGAAGCCAGGCGCGGCCCTCGGCCGCCTGGGGGCGCCGTCCTGCCCCAGTCCGATTGGTCACCGGGCCGCGTGGGCGTGGCtccgccgggggcggggggcagtgGGGCCGATTGGGCTCCGCGGCCGCGGGGGGCGGAGCGCCGCCCGACGGGGCTCGGCTGTGGGGGCCCCTATTGGCCGCGCCGGGGGCGCCTGGTGACGTGGCCGCCGGTGCCGGCGGCGGGTGCCGGCAGCGGGGCGAtgcgcgggcgggcggcggcgggcgcacATGGCCAggtgagcggggccgggccggggggccAGGGCCGGCCCGGGCCCGGTGCTGAGCTGTGGCCTCTGCCCGCAGGATCGGCGTTTCCTGCCCGTCGTGGCGTTCGGCGGGACCCTGCCCGTGCCCGGGGCCGCGGCAGCGCCCGGCGGCGCTGGGGCTGGCCCTCGccgtggggctgctgctgctgctggcggccgccgccccccgccgctgGGCCGCGCCGCCCGCACCGCCCGGCGCGACGAAAGGTGAGCGGGGacgggggctgccggggcctGGGGCTCGCCGCTGCCTGCCGGTGCTGAGGCGCCCTgtcctccccccgccccccccccccccggccccaggTACCTGGCGCGGGTGGAGGAGCTGACGGCCACCGACACCGAGGACTCGGCCCTTAATTACGGGGTGGTCGTCGACTGCGGGAGCAGCGGGTCCCGGGTCTTCGTCTACTTCTGGCCCCCGCACAACGGGAACCCCCACGACCTGCTGGACATCAAGCAGATGAGGGACCGGAGCAGCCGCCCCGTCGTCAAGAAAATTAAACCAGGTCGGTGCCACCCCTCTCCGCTCCCGGCCCTGAGGCCCCCGCACACGGGACGGGTACGGCCGCTGCCCACAGCGGGGCTGGCTGGTTCACAGCCTCCCGTCCCCGGGCAGGCATCTCCgtggcggcggcagccccggaGCAAGCTACGCCCTACCTGCGCCCTCTGCTTC includes:
- the SLC25A28 gene encoding LOW QUALITY PROTEIN: mitoferrin-2 (The sequence of the model RefSeq protein was modified relative to this genomic sequence to represent the inferred CDS: deleted 2 bases in 1 codon), with the protein product MELGAGAGASAGPGARGGAESGRVLLLLMGGGGGGAGRARRGGPEAEAGPGPGPGAGPGGPRRRGPEPRSPPAPDYEALPQGAAVSTHMLAGAVAGVMEHCVMYPVDCVKTRMQSLRPEPAARYRNVLEALWRIARTEGVWRPMRGMNITATGAGPAHALYFACYEKLKKTLSDVIHAGGNSHVANGAAGCVATLLHDAAMNPAEVVKQRMQMYNSPYQRVTDCVRAVWRNEGAGAFYRSYTTQLTMNIPFQAIHFMTYEFLQEQLNPHRQYNPGSHVVSGACAGAVAAAATTPLDVCKTLLNTQESLALSSNISGHITGMANAFRTVYQVGGVTAYFRGVQARVIYQMPSTAIAWSVYEFFKYILTKRQEKRRAGK